A genomic window from Prochlorococcus sp. RS04 includes:
- a CDS encoding SufD family Fe-S cluster assembly protein — MEIIEKIKTNKSNNNLTEIQKICLHKLQSSPLPNPKSELWRLSNKSKLSNFLDYSVNEKDSTFAIPYPKHSQSTIRLIIGENCQIKLIKKNYSIQQLSEDELQKYIKEQISFFKQNENWSELLNLSLSCKNNILGLKINGSKIPPIEIFSHASSNSFNAKTLVIFLEKNCDVELLQVNLGKENSSLSQSTFFCLKENSSLNHGVVSYGENRSNLLNSLNVIQQKNSSYNLGSLHFKFNYARFEISIKQSAGNAKTTIKGMQITKKDEQISTYTKIEFNGPNGFLDQINKSLADDKSHAIFEGSIIVPKIAQRTDASQLSRNLLLSNLAQIDTKPQLEIIADDVKCKHGATISQLNEEELFYMRTRGITLTEASKLQLSSYFQEIISFIPISKDRWDLLDKLLNEN, encoded by the coding sequence ATGGAAATTATTGAAAAAATAAAAACCAATAAATCTAACAATAACCTAACAGAAATACAAAAAATCTGTCTTCATAAATTACAATCGAGCCCTCTCCCTAATCCTAAAAGTGAACTATGGAGACTTTCAAATAAATCAAAATTATCAAACTTTTTAGATTACTCAGTTAATGAAAAAGATTCAACATTCGCTATACCATATCCTAAACATTCTCAAAGTACTATTAGATTAATAATTGGTGAGAATTGCCAAATTAAATTAATAAAGAAAAATTATTCAATACAGCAATTAAGTGAGGATGAATTACAAAAATATATCAAAGAACAGATATCTTTTTTTAAGCAAAACGAAAACTGGAGTGAACTACTAAATCTGTCTTTAAGTTGTAAAAATAATATTTTGGGATTAAAAATAAATGGATCAAAAATTCCTCCTATTGAAATTTTTAGTCATGCATCAAGTAATTCTTTTAACGCAAAAACCCTCGTTATATTTTTAGAAAAAAATTGTGATGTTGAATTATTACAAGTAAATCTTGGTAAAGAAAACTCTTCATTATCTCAATCAACTTTCTTTTGCTTGAAAGAAAATAGTTCTTTAAATCATGGTGTTGTTTCTTACGGTGAAAACAGATCAAATCTATTAAATTCTCTCAATGTGATTCAACAAAAAAATAGTTCATACAACTTAGGATCTTTACATTTCAAATTCAATTACGCGAGATTTGAAATTAGTATTAAACAATCTGCGGGAAACGCTAAAACAACTATCAAAGGTATGCAAATAACAAAAAAAGATGAGCAGATTTCAACCTATACAAAAATAGAATTTAATGGCCCAAATGGATTTCTAGATCAAATTAATAAATCACTTGCTGATGATAAATCACATGCAATATTTGAAGGTTCAATAATAGTTCCGAAAATTGCCCAGAGAACTGATGCTTCCCAATTAAGCAGAAATTTACTCTTATCAAATCTCGCACAAATAGATACAAAACCTCAATTAGAAATAATTGCTGACGATGTCAAATGCAAACATGGAGCTACAATTTCACAACTAAACGAAGAAGAACTTTTTTATATGCGAACAAGAGGGATCACATTAACAGAAGCAAGTAAACTACAATTAAGTTCTTACTTTCAAGAAATAATTTCATTTATTCCCATTTCAAAAGATAGATGGGATTTACTTGATAAACTTTTAAATGAAAATTAA